TCCTCAACATTCGATGAGCTTTGAACTCCAGGAGCAAGCAACTCGATATTGGCAATGTCCTTATTGAATCCACCGTTTGTTTGGCTTATCGTGTCCAAATGTAAACCATTGACCAGCTCAAGTGTGCTCTTCTTAGACATTGCTTCGAACAGGTCTTGGTTGACGATGACTTCACTGCAGTGCTCCTTCTTTATGTTAAATCCTGAGCTCTGATCCTGTTGCTTGTTAAATTGTCTCTCGTCCAGTTCCAGTTTGATTCGCATCTTGCTACTGCCGTTCCAAATATCGTCATCCACGTCGTAGTCCACCAACGAATGATTGATTTTGGCCTTCTTCGCCATCGGTTCTCCCTCGGAGGAATAATCGTGCTCGCTGGCAATCAACGAGTTCACATTGAACGACATGATTTCGTCAAAGTTTACCTCCTCATCGACTAATGCGTCACCGAGCTGTTCCTTGGTATCGAACAGGAGCGAGCGCCGATTCTGGGTCTGTGGCGATTGAACCTGTGTTTTCTCCGAAGCAGCTTCCTGGATCAGTTCGGCCATTTCAATCGAATCTTGGATGTTTTGCTGTTGGTTGGATCCGCCCAGCTTTAGGTTCGGGACAGCCACCAGGGCCATACTCAACAGCAGCACCATCAAACAAGTGGCTGGCTGGGTAGTTTTACCGGTACCTTTCGTCAGCAGCGACTGGATCTTCTTCATCTGACTCATGAGATCGTGGTTTTGGCTCTGCAGGATTTTGATGCGCTTCAGCAGGGTTTGATTCTCCTCGGTACATTGCTTGACCCTGgggaaataatagaaaaaagcaTTAACATAAGGTAATTATTGTAGTGTAAAGTGTTTGGTCGTCATTACCTTTCCTCGAGTCCATCGACGTACTCCTTCTTGCGCTTGCGCGAATCCTGGGCCGAAATCTTGTTCCTGATCTTTCGCCGGATCCGTTTCAGCTCCCGTTCTTCGTGCTTGGTCAGCGGATAACACGTCGGCAGGGAGATACCTTCCTTGGCGAGCAGTCGCTTTTCCTCGGTAGTCAAGATCAGCTTCTGATAACCACCGTTGGCGTTT
The genomic region above belongs to Uranotaenia lowii strain MFRU-FL unplaced genomic scaffold, ASM2978415v1 HiC_scaffold_722, whole genome shotgun sequence and contains:
- the LOC129760686 gene encoding probable basic-leucine zipper transcription factor J produces the protein DDLDESDISACNKPNANGGYQKLILTTEEKRLLAKEGISLPTCYPLTKHEERELKRIRRKIRNKISAQDSRKRKKEYVDGLEERVKQCTEENQTLLKRIKILQSQNHDLMSQMKKIQSLLTKGTGKTTQPATCLMVLLLSMALVAVPNLKLGGSNQQQNIQDSIEMAELIQEAASEKTQVQSPQTQNRRSLLFDTKEQLGDALVDEEVNFDEIMSFNVNSLIASEHDYSSEGEPMAKKAKINHSLVDYDVDDDIWNGSSKMRIKLELDERQFNKQQDQSSGFNIKKEHCSEVIVNQDLFEAMSKKSTLELVNGLHLDTISQTNGGFNKDIANIELLAPGVQSSSNVEEVGKKLNASQQIQQQNGKRKLLL